A region from the Aegilops tauschii subsp. strangulata cultivar AL8/78 chromosome 5, Aet v6.0, whole genome shotgun sequence genome encodes:
- the LOC109780100 gene encoding uncharacterized protein: protein MGQIRVDLAGTTAASSSRWLAAEDHGHSHDPTESQPAPAPPDAHEPAITDLDGPAAAKRTPPALSPLPRATPTSRPWQGQQPTPCAAATLVALGNGEEKDSHHHHAHALPPHSQPRHRRAHADGRSYRCSTARPRARLTPPTDRPPLAARARAERTEPPPLATTRGFAQASPAGGGGETGEGGCWGREVAAPPEPPAGETCEINSDLFPCQMQKYNGDDDRISTLPSDILVNILDRLNVREAARTSILSRRWSQLSCKLPRLIINAQPDGVSRSNSNISDGDFVRINAAAVEATKSLLTRRCPGEDTIRLLSTTFYLRGDVSISIGHAVGSAMTTQKIEKAEVTVLTVKERRHCTLDDVLNYGAQFVSFFNECLNAFTGLTRLYMENLRFVESDFVSNIFVTCKRLNYLGFLNCDTKEHLTLQVEHAQLSELSMVNCRFYKVELKWLPRLTRTTFTCWMAFEELPLSFGHVPLLEFFNITNVGLSRHKMVMLSTLLCETHIQELWLGFKCEKIWVQPEYLSKRLASAFCRLRIVSLVCIPEGSDLTWTIFILEAAPSLEELYMSVIDHPCEMIIDPKRRMELSLSENKGVEWESPRPHFKHRRLAKLVIFCFVNYMVSYVRRVMKAAVNLKDVYLYDRLACSKCKHMAVFKPGRLPRAKKKLEAMKKLLAQGIESAPRIHLQTHSEMDADHAARVKDYLCS, encoded by the exons ATGGGCCAGATCCGAGTTGATCTGGCCGGCACTACCGCTGCGAGCAGTAGCCGCTGGCTCGCCGCCGAGGACCATGGCCATAGCCATGACCCCACCGAGTCACAACCCGCTCCCGCGCCGCCCGACGCCCACGAGCCCGCCATAACGGATCTGGACGGGCCCGCCGCCGCCAAGCGCACACCCCCAGCACTTTCACCGCTGCCGCGCGCCACCCCCACCAGTAGGCCATGGCAAGGGCAGCAGCCCACGCCCTGTGCCGCCGCAACCCTCGTCGCCCTGGGGAACGGGGAAGAGAAGGACTCCCACCACCACCACGCACACGCCCTGCCACCACACAGCCAGCCACGCCACCGCCGAGCCCACGCCGACGGCCGGAGCTATCGTTGCAGCACCGCAAGGCCCCGCGCACGCCTGACGCCTCCGACGGACAGGCCACCCCTcgccgcccgtgcccgtgcgGAAAGGACGGAGCCCCCGCCGCTAGCCACCACCAGAGGCTTTGCCCAGGCGTctccggccggcggcggcggggagacgGGAGAGGGGGGGTGCTGGGGACGTGAGGTGgcggcgccgcccgagccgcccgcggGCGAGACG TGTGAAATCAACTCTGATTTGTTCCCATGCCAAATGCAGAAATACAACGGAGATGATGATAGAATCAGCACCTTGCCCAGCGACATTCTGGTCAACATTCTTGACCGACTCAATGTCCGTGAAGCTGCGAGAACCAGCATCCTCTCCAGACGGTGGAGTCAGCTCTCTTGCAAGCTCCCCCGGCTTATCATAAATGCTCAGCCTGATGGTGTGTCTCGCTCCAACTCCAACATCTCTGATGGTGACTTCGTTCGGATCAATGCAGCTGCTGTTGAAGCGACAAAGAGCTTACTGACCCGCAGATGTCCAGGCGAAGACACCATCCGCCTCCTGTCTACCACCTTCTACTTGAGAGGTGATGTCTCCATATCCATTGGACATGCTGTTGGCAGCGCCATGACGACACAGAAGATTGAGAAAGCCGAAGTCACAGTTTTGACAGTGAAGGAACGCCGACACTGCACTCTTGATGATGTGTTGAACTACGGGGCACAGTTTGTGTCATTTTTTAATGAGTGTCTAAATGCATTTACTGGTTTGACGCGCCTCTACATGGAGAATTTGAGGTTTGTTGAATCTGACTTCGTCTCCAACATCTTCGTCACTTGCAAGCGATTAAACTACTTAGGTTTTCTCAATTGCGACACAAAGGAGCATTTAACACTCCAGGTTGAACACGCTCAGCTCAGTGAGCTCAGTATGGTCAACTGCCGTTTTTACAAAGTCGAACTCAAGTGGCTCCCAAGACTCACCAGGACAACGTTCACATGTTGGATGGCTTTCGAAGAACTACCACTGTCATTTGGTCATGTCCCACTGCTCGAGTTTTTTAACATCACAAATGTTGGTCTTAGTCGGCACAAAATGGTCATGTTAAGTACATTACTTTGTGAGACACACATACAAGAACTGTGGTTGGGGTTTAAATGCGAAAAG ATTTGGGTTCAACCAGAGTATCTGAGCAAAAGGCTGGCATCTGCGTTCTGCAGACTAAGGATTGTCAGTCTAGTTTGCATTCCTGAAGGGTCCGATCTCACGTGGACAATTTTCATTCTGGAAGCTGCGCCATCACTTGAGGAGTTGTACATGTCG GTAATTGATCATCCGTGTGAAATGATAATTGATCCGAAAAGGAGGATGGAACTCTCGCTTAGCGAGAACAAGGGCGTCGAGTGGGAATCACCTAGACCACATTTCAAGCACCGCCGCCTTGCCAAGCTCGTCATCTTTTGCTTTGTAAATTACATGGTGAGTTATGTCAGGCGTGTCATGAAAGCAGCGGTGAATCTGAAGGACGTGTACCTGTATGATAGACTGGCATGTAGCAAGTGCAAACACATGGCGGTTTTTAAGCCTGGTAGGCTTCCACGGGCAAAGAAGAAGTTGGAAGCGATGAAGAAGCTGTTGGCCCAGGGCATCGAGTCAGCTCCCAGAATTCACTTGCAGACCCATTCTGAAATGGACGCTGACCATGCTGCAAGGGTTAAAGACTACTTATGTTCATGA